A genomic segment from Aegilops tauschii subsp. strangulata cultivar AL8/78 chromosome 1, Aet v6.0, whole genome shotgun sequence encodes:
- the LOC109735882 gene encoding uncharacterized protein — protein sequence MGRLKARAREASESNQKNEHRSICLHSFSDLSHVSAATFMYLLKDCYFYGTHKATAKFRILQQQVKRALNNAPQPGPFTYIVQCMYIIPLLGQSHAEGFSHMLISSLRHLKSVESVQKDFIDAKCLAARLVLDILASVVPHEERILVKLLETFDIELKDMAHAFCGSELGDEDLAAAREHLKQHVQYFMKSESYVSAVALMTRFSIQCCDESFLIKLIGSKQYKAAEEWAAFMGKEMIILIIQKYLDVKMLKSANELVKQYDLAEEFPDVNYLYKESSLKKLAEKGCWDVAEVRAKKDTKLMEYLVYLAMEAGYMEKVDELCERYSLEGYVNSLVPEEVMCQSDYLELKKLILEEIVWVDEINGLLSATSYIEACKIIGVDCEWKPNYEKGSRPNKVAIIQIASDKKAFIFDLIKLYEDDPKALDCCFRRIMCSSNILKLGYNLQCDLHQLSQSYGELICFQSYEMLLDIQKLFKETTGGLSGLSKKILGAGLNKTRRNSDWEQRPLSQNQVCYSPTIFLLMFL from the exons ATGGGTCGTCTCAAGGCAAGGGCGCGGGAAGCCTCTGAAAGCAATCAAAAGAATGAACATCGCTCCATATGCTTACACTCTTTTTCTGATCTGTCACATGTTTCTGCAGCTACTTTTATGTATCTTCTGAAGGACTGCTACTTCTATG GAACCCACAAAGCAACCGCAAAGTTCAGGATCCTTCAGCAGCAGGTTAAAAGGGCATTAAATAATGCTCCTCAGCCAGGCCCATTCACATACATTGTCCAATGCATGTACATTATACCTTTGTTGGGCCAAAGTCATGCTGAAGGGTTCAGCCATATGTTGATATCTTCTCTAAGGCATTTGAAATCCGTGGAGTCAGTACAGAAGGATTTTATTGATGCAAAGTGTCTTGCTGCACGGCTTGTTCTCGATATCCTTGCTTCTGTTGTACCCCATGAAGAACGCATACTGGTAAAGCTCCTTGAGACATTCGATATCGAGTTGAAAGATATGGCCCATGCTTTCTGTGGTTCAGAGTTGGGTGATGAAGATCTAGCGGCAGCAAGAGAACATCTTAAACAGCATGTACAGTACTTTATGAAATCAGAATCATATGTGAGTGCTGTGGCCCTGATGACACGCTTTTCCATCCAATGCTGTGATGAGTCATTTCTCATAAAACTGATTGGAAGTAAGCAATACAAGGCAGCAGAGGAGTGGGCAGCTTTCATGGGGAAAGAAATGATAATTTTGATAATTCAAAAGTATCTAGATGTTAAAATGCTAAAGAGCGCGAATGAGCTGGTGAAACAATATGACCTTGCAGAAGAGTTTCCGGATGTTAATTATTTGTATAAAGAGAG TTCGCTAAAGAAGCTGGCAGAGAAAGGGTGCTGGGATGTTGCAGAAGTCCGTGCCAAGAAGGATACAAAGCTGATGGAATACCTG GTATATCTTGCTATGGAAGCTGGCTATATGGAGAAGGTTGACGAGCTTTGCGAACGATACTCTCTTGAAGGTTATGTCAATTCTTTGG TTCCAGAAGAGGTCATGTGTCAGTCTGACTACTTAGAGCTGAAGAAATTGATTTTAGAAGAGATTGTTTGGGTTGATGAGATCAACGGATTACTTAGTGCAACAAGTTATATTGAAGCTTGTAAAATTATTGGTGTGGATTGCGAATGGAAACCTAATTACGAGAAAGGCAGCAGACCTAATAAG GTTGCTATCATCCAAATCGCGTCAGATAAGAAAGCTTTCATCTTTGATCTGATTAAGCTGTATGAAGATGATCCTAAAGCATTGGACTGCTGCTTCAGGCGAATCATGTGTTCATCTAACATACTAAAACTGG GCTATAACCTGCAATGCGATCTGCATCAGCTGTCACAGTCGTATGGAGAATTGATATGTTTCCAGTCCTATGAAATGCTACTTGATATCCAGAAGCTGTTCAAAGAGACTACTGGTGGTCTCTCTGGATTGTCAAAG AAAATATTAGGAGCTGGTTTGAACAAGACACGGCGGAATAGTGACTGGGAGCAGCGACCTCTCAGCCAGAATCAGGTCTGTTATTCACCCACTATTTTTTTGCTCATGTTTCTTTAA